TGAAAATAATATACGTAAAGTTGCTATGTCATATTTTAATCGCTTATTTGATGAGAGTTATGAAGCTAAAGATGCTTTAGAGGCATTTGAAATTTTTAAAGATATTAAACCTCACATTATAGTAACAGATATAAAAATGGCTAAAATGTCAGGTATAGATTTAGTTAGAAAAGTAAGAGAACTAGATAGAAGATGTCAAATTGTCATTTTGACTGCATATACAGATACAAATTTTTTACTTGAAGCTGTAGAGTTAAATTTGGTGAAATACTTAATTAAACCAATACGACATGATAAAATGCACTCTGTTTTAACTCAATGTGCTATAAATATAAAAGAAAATAGATTAAATCTTATTTATATTACTGCAAATTGTATTTATGATATTTTTAATAAAACACTTATTCTGAATAAACAAATAGTAAAGTTGTCTAAAACAGAATTGGAGTTTTTAGAATTATTGTGTATGAACTTAACTCGTGTAGTAACCTATGAAGAGATAGAAAATAGAATTTGGTATGACTCTTATATGAGTGAAGATGCTCTTCGTTCTATGGTTAGAAAACTAAGAAAAAAATTACCAGAAAACTGTATAGAAAATGTGGCAAAAATGGGTTATAAACTTCAATGCCATTAATTAGAATTATTATTTGTATTTTAATAATAAATATTTTTGCATATGCAAATGGCAGAAATAGCATAATAAGTGGGGTTTATATCTTCGTAAATAATGGAGAATATAAGAGTTATAAACAATATGATTTAAAAAGTGACTATTTTAAGAAATTCAATGTAAAGTTAGAAATAAATAAAAAAGCCCTAGAAAATAAAACATACTATTTTTTTATAACTACTGATGTAAAAAATTTAATTAGTGCAAATGTTGATTATGATAAAAATTTAGATGAAGTAATATTGAAAGTTAATAAAAACAGCCCTAAGAATATATATTTTTCATATGAATATGGAAAGCAAAAAACACTAAACTTTAAGATATTAATATTTAATGAATTTGAATATAAATATATATTAAAAAATAAAAGTATACTCTATGGAATAGCTTATGGAATAATATTCTCAGCTTTTTTATATAATCTTGTTATCTTTTTAAGTACCAGAAGAAAAGCTTTTTTTTATTACTCTTTTATGCAATTGTTTTTATTGATTGTTTTAGTTGATATCGTTAGATTCTCAACTATGACATATAAAAGTTCTTTTGAAATTATAATTTTAGATATATTTGAAAATCTATCTTTGATAATGGTTATTCTATTTTCTAAAGAGATATTAAATACTAAAAAAAATATACCACTTATTGATAACTTACTTAATATATTTGTAATATTAAATTTAATTGATTTATTTACTATCCCTTTCCTTGGATACTCTATTTTATATGAATATATAACAAGAACAATAGTTATTTCAACTTTAATGCTTGCTGGACTAATTGTTCTATACAAAGGAGAAAAAACAGCGATTTTTTATATTTTAGGATGGAGTGTTCTATTTTTATGCTTAGCAATTAGTGAATATAATTTAATAGATATAAATGAACTGTTCATCTTTCATATTGGATTCCCCCTTGAATCTATGATTTTAAGTTTTGCACTTGGATATAAATTAAAACAAAGTGTCCATGAAAATATTGAAAAAGAGCAACTTCTAGTGCACCAAAGTAAACTAGCTTCTATGGGAGAAATGATTAATAATATTGCCCATCAATGGAGACAACCCTTAACCCATTTATCTTTTATCAATATGGATATACAAACTGCACAAGAGAGCAAAGAGTTAGATGAAAATTATCTAAATGAAAAGATAAATGAATCTTATGATCAAATCGAATTTATGTCTCAGACTATTGATAACTTTAAAGACTTTTATCAACCAGTTAAAAATAAAGAGCTATTTTTAATAAGTGAGGCAGTTAATAAAGCAATTAATATAATCAAACCATCTTTAGATAATTTGAATATAAATCTAAATTTTACAATTTATCAAGATAGTGAAGTAGAAGCATTTGAAAATGAATATTCACAAGTAGTCTTGAACTTTATTAGTAATGCTAAAGATGTATTACACATAAGAAAAATCAAAAATCCTAAAATAGATATTTTATTGGAAGTTACAAATAATAAAAGTATTTTAACTGTAAATGATAATGCAAAAGGAATTTCTGAAGATATTATAAATAAAATATTTAATCCATATTTTAGTACGAAAAATAAAAGTAGTGGAATAGGGCTTTATATGTCAAAAATAATAGTTGAGTCACACTTCAAAGGTACAATTAGTGCTTATAACACCAATGAAGGTGCTTGTTTCAAAGTTGAAATATAAGCCACATTAGATTTTTTTAAATGTAATAAGGAAAGAAGAGTTTCATATAAAAAATCTTGTGAGTAGTTATAACGAAATTGAGACTCTTTTAAGTGTAAATATAGGCTATCTTTATTTAGTCCTCTAAATTTTTTTAATCTATTTTGAATAAATCCTTGAATAGTATCATCGCTTTTTGTAAGATACAAGAGGGTGAATTTATTCTCTTTTTTATTAAATGAGATTTTTGCAGCATTTGCTTTTTTATTGTTTTGCAATGGTAGATGAATAGTATTATCTATAAACTTTTGAAGATTTGGAAAAGTATTTTCATTATTTTTAAAAATAAAAGCTTTTTTTTGACATTCAATAAAATAGTTAATATATGGTCCATTTTTGATATATTTTATTAATAAGGTATTATTAGAGAAATGAGTATTTTTTATCATATAAAGCATCTCATCTTCTTTTGAAAGTAATAAGTTTCTAATAATTTTGTAATAATTATTTATAGTTTGTCTACTTAAATTTAGATTTTGAGCC
This portion of the Arcobacter nitrofigilis DSM 7299 genome encodes:
- a CDS encoding response regulator transcription factor, which codes for MNEFKNLKLLYVEDENNIRKVAMSYFNRLFDESYEAKDALEAFEIFKDIKPHIIVTDIKMAKMSGIDLVRKVRELDRRCQIVILTAYTDTNFLLEAVELNLVKYLIKPIRHDKMHSVLTQCAINIKENRLNLIYITANCIYDIFNKTLILNKQIVKLSKTELEFLELLCMNLTRVVTYEEIENRIWYDSYMSEDALRSMVRKLRKKLPENCIENVAKMGYKLQCH
- a CDS encoding sensor histidine kinase, translated to MPLIRIIICILIINIFAYANGRNSIISGVYIFVNNGEYKSYKQYDLKSDYFKKFNVKLEINKKALENKTYYFFITTDVKNLISANVDYDKNLDEVILKVNKNSPKNIYFSYEYGKQKTLNFKILIFNEFEYKYILKNKSILYGIAYGIIFSAFLYNLVIFLSTRRKAFFYYSFMQLFLLIVLVDIVRFSTMTYKSSFEIIILDIFENLSLIMVILFSKEILNTKKNIPLIDNLLNIFVILNLIDLFTIPFLGYSILYEYITRTIVISTLMLAGLIVLYKGEKTAIFYILGWSVLFLCLAISEYNLIDINELFIFHIGFPLESMILSFALGYKLKQSVHENIEKEQLLVHQSKLASMGEMINNIAHQWRQPLTHLSFINMDIQTAQESKELDENYLNEKINESYDQIEFMSQTIDNFKDFYQPVKNKELFLISEAVNKAINIIKPSLDNLNINLNFTIYQDSEVEAFENEYSQVVLNFISNAKDVLHIRKIKNPKIDILLEVTNNKSILTVNDNAKGISEDIINKIFNPYFSTKNKSSGIGLYMSKIIVESHFKGTISAYNTNEGACFKVEI